A genomic stretch from Haloferax sp. Atlit-12N includes:
- a CDS encoding CrcB family protein, with product MDRSELVLVALGGFAGALLRYGVSVAIPGAGGTLAVNVLGSFALGTFITSVSSRRAQLFFGTGLLSSFTTYSTFAVQTASLSPMGGALNVGANYVLGFAAAALGLAFGGRR from the coding sequence ATGGACCGCTCGGAACTGGTGTTGGTCGCCCTCGGCGGCTTCGCCGGGGCGCTCCTGCGCTATGGCGTCTCCGTCGCGATTCCCGGCGCGGGCGGCACGCTCGCGGTGAACGTCCTCGGAAGCTTCGCCCTCGGGACGTTCATCACGTCGGTCTCCTCCCGCCGAGCGCAGTTGTTCTTTGGGACCGGGCTCCTCTCGTCGTTCACGACGTACAGCACGTTCGCCGTCCAGACCGCGTCGCTGTCGCCGATGGGCGGCGCGCTCAACGTCGGCGCGAACTACGTGCTCGGCTTTGCCGCCGCCGCGCTCGGCCTCGCGTTCGGAGGGCGGCGGTGA